The following proteins come from a genomic window of Corallococcus sp. NCRR:
- a CDS encoding Gfo/Idh/MocA family protein translates to MMDDTPRLWTRRRMLGATGGLLTASAWMPPVLAATAPQVKLPDTYAKTERERPGPPNPQPESERVGWAVVGLGHLSLEELLPAFGQMKRGKLVALVSGDRAKAQAIAKQYGVADKALYDYKSFDQIKDNPEVQAVYIVLPNSMHAEFTVRAAQAGKHVFCEKPMANTSAECQQMIDACKKADRKLGIAYRLQYEPHHRAVIQMARNKELGTLKLFTANNGQNQGDPNQWRHKKSLAGGGALPDVGIYCLSAARYFSGEEPTEVQGFSYSTPNDPRFKEVEESFAFHLRFPSGFQAHCTSHYSTHETKDLRLMGTDGWASMDPGFSYSGLRLRVGMKSKSFPKADDTVERSFSQPSQFAREMDHFSRCVQENIVPHTPGEEGLADMRIIEALYRSAQEGKAVKLEAAKKLDAFRGPPPKEES, encoded by the coding sequence ATGATGGACGACACACCCCGGCTGTGGACCCGCAGGCGCATGCTTGGAGCCACGGGGGGACTCCTCACCGCGAGCGCATGGATGCCTCCGGTGCTCGCCGCCACCGCGCCGCAGGTGAAGCTGCCGGACACCTACGCCAAGACGGAGCGCGAGCGCCCCGGCCCACCCAACCCGCAGCCCGAATCCGAGCGCGTGGGCTGGGCCGTCGTCGGCCTGGGCCACCTGTCATTGGAAGAACTCCTCCCCGCCTTCGGACAGATGAAGCGAGGCAAGCTCGTGGCGCTGGTGAGCGGTGACCGAGCGAAGGCACAAGCCATCGCGAAGCAGTACGGCGTCGCCGACAAGGCCCTCTACGACTACAAGTCGTTCGATCAAATCAAAGACAACCCGGAAGTGCAGGCCGTCTACATCGTCCTGCCCAACAGCATGCACGCGGAGTTCACCGTGCGCGCGGCGCAGGCGGGCAAGCACGTCTTCTGCGAGAAGCCCATGGCCAACACCTCGGCCGAGTGCCAGCAGATGATCGACGCCTGCAAGAAGGCGGACCGCAAGCTGGGCATCGCCTACCGCCTCCAGTACGAACCGCACCACCGCGCGGTCATCCAGATGGCGCGCAACAAGGAACTGGGCACGCTCAAGCTCTTCACCGCGAACAACGGCCAGAACCAGGGCGACCCCAACCAGTGGCGTCACAAGAAGTCGCTGGCGGGCGGAGGCGCGCTGCCGGACGTGGGCATCTACTGCCTCTCCGCCGCGCGCTACTTCAGCGGCGAGGAGCCCACGGAGGTGCAGGGCTTCAGCTACAGCACCCCCAACGACCCACGCTTCAAGGAGGTGGAGGAGTCCTTCGCCTTCCACCTGCGCTTCCCCTCCGGCTTCCAGGCGCACTGCACCAGCCACTACAGCACGCACGAGACGAAGGACCTGCGGCTGATGGGCACGGACGGCTGGGCCTCCATGGACCCCGGCTTCTCCTACAGCGGCCTGCGCCTGCGCGTGGGCATGAAGTCCAAGTCCTTCCCCAAGGCGGACGACACGGTGGAGCGCAGCTTCAGCCAGCCCAGCCAGTTCGCCCGGGAGATGGACCACTTCTCGCGCTGCGTGCAGGAGAACATCGTCCCGCACACGCCGGGCGAAGAAGGGCTCGCGGACATGCGCATCATCGAAGCGCTCTACCGCTCCGCGCAGGAGGGCAAG